A genomic stretch from Telopea speciosissima isolate NSW1024214 ecotype Mountain lineage chromosome 7, Tspe_v1, whole genome shotgun sequence includes:
- the LOC122669850 gene encoding H/ACA ribonucleoprotein complex non-core subunit NAF1-like isoform X6: MVGSDLSTEELCKASPKLSKPVIAVNPHVTVLDDFCPPIVEQFIDFDSIDDWVVEYDPVEMSIGGSNHCPLGSVTNTSVEETLKRMADEIPFVEGAVPGKLENLGSQIVEGMEKVTLVVTSESSDQISIKSELVVTSESSDQISSKSEKLEELDEKGSDERRAIVQSVTEETKVVVNGELGFKVSLDTNLEKPEAVTSVSGPESVELSDEDENDSSSRSESDISSSSSSSSSSSEEEDEEEEEEEDKGDMVAVGEIEEGEIRDLDNGIVAESDDEEEACMLRGSIRSNNELEILPPVPHVDVALEPHHHTLPVGVISSIMGTKIVVEGLENHNPLNEGSILWITEARLPLGLVDEIFGPVKNPYYVVRYNSDTEIPAGIHEGTSVSFVEAFANHVLNDQNLYKKGYDASGENDEELSDEGEFSDDEKEAEYRRMQRIAKRGIDDRQLGNRDFVDRKKAPQKGEFRKKIHPSAPPPACGSRPRGIPNQCHTNTPSVIAPVGFGSRPRGIPTQCHTHTPSVAAPVGCGGCACSHSTGPGIASMSTNVPSVSQVGQATYCTPQHLFALNNGVWTNGMQSLQQPQQQQQQHAVFPNINGLPSQQQNVSLPGGQHFQYPHPFFMNLPNGMPIQQQQQFDPTQMLLPSMALPYGQPNFSTRPASTPWTGFVGQPGFSQATFGMGFQGQLGHSSMNSGEQGVMSSGSCSEQGNGLQPPGVTQRSFASPQKFHQGTSSTHGRKLYRRGGSSFVGGRGRRQSG, from the exons ATGGTTGGTTCCGACCTCTCCACTGAAGAACTCTGCAAAGCTTCTCCCAAACTCTCCAAGCCAGTGATAGCAGTCAACCCTCATGTCACCGTGCTTGACGATTTCTGCCCACCAATTGTCGAGCAGTTTATAGATTTTGATTCTATAGACGATTGGGTTGTTGAGTACGATCCAGTTGAAATGTCGATTGGAGGAAGCAACCATTGTCCCCTTGGCTCTGTTACTAATACCAGTGTTGAAGAAACCCTCAAAAGAATGGCTGACGAAATCCCATTTGTAGAAGGAGCAGTTCCTGGAAAGTTGGAGAATCTTGGTTCTCAAATAGTGGAGGGAATGGAGAAGGTTACTTTGGTTGTTACTTCCGAGAGTTCTGATCAAATTTCTATTAAGTCGGAA TTGGTTGTTACTTCGGAGAGTTCTGATCAAATTTCTAGTAAGTCGGAAAAATTGGAAGAGTTGGATGAAAAGGGATCAGATGAACGTAGGGCAATCGTTCAGAGTGTCACCGAAGAAACAAAAGTTGTTGTAAATGGAGAACTGGGGTTTAAGGTCTCTTTGGATACTAATCTGGAAAAGCCAGAGGCAGTTACTAGCGTGAGTGGCCCAGAGAGTGTAGAACTCAGTGATGAAGACGAGAATGATAGTAGTTCGAGGTCGGAGAGTGACATTTCTTCCTCGtcgtcttcatcttcttcaagcaGTGAAGAAGAGgacgaagaggaagaagaagaggaggataaGGGAGACATGGTGGCTGTTGGAGAAATTGAAGAAGGTGAAATAAGGGATCTTGATAATGGGATTGTTGCTgaaagtgatgatgaagaagaagcctGCATGCTGAGAGGATCCATAAGATCAAATAATGAGCTTGAG ATTCTCCCTCCAGTTCCTCATGTGGATGTTGCCCTGGAACCTCACCATCACACCTTGCCTGTTGGAGTTATTTCATCT ATCATGGGAACAAAAATTGTCGTGGAAGGGCTAGAGAATCACAACCCCCTTAATGAGGGTTCTATCCTCTGGATCACAGAGGCTAGGTTGCCACTAGGGCTGGTAGATGAGATCTTTGGACCTGTCAAGAACCCTTATTATGTTGTACGGTACAATTCAGATACGGAGATTCCTGCTGGAATACATGAAGGCACCTCTGTGTCCTTTGTTGAGGCTTTTGCTAACCATGTCCTCAATGATCAGAATCTCTACAAGAAAGGTTATGATGCATCTGGTGAGAATGACGAAGAATTATCTGATGAAGGTGAGTTCTCTGATGATGAAAAGGAGGCTGAATACAGAAGAATGCAGAGGATTGCAAAGCGAGGGATAGATGATCGTCAGCTTGGGAACCGGGATTTTGTGGACAGGAAGAAAGCACCACAAAAGGGTGAATTCCGGAAAAAAATCCACCCTTCAGCCCCACCTCCTGCTTGTGGCAGTCGGCCACGAGGAATTCCAAACCAATGCCATACAAATACACCGTCTGTTATAGCACCAGTTGG TTTTGGCAGTCGGCCACGAGGAATTCCAACCCAATGCCATACACATACACCATCTGTTGCAGCACCAGTTGGTTGTGGTGGTTGTGCTTGCTCTCATAGCACTGGACCAGGCATTGCCAGTATGTCTACAAATGTTCCATCTGTTTCACAAGTGGGGCAGGCTACCTACTGTACACCTCAGCATTTATTTGCATTAAATAATGGGGTTTGGACCAATGGAATGCAATCTCTGCAGCAGccgcagcagcagcagcagcagcatgcAGTCTTTCCTAATATTAATGGGCTCCCTTCTCAGCAACAGAATGTATCCTTACCAGGTGGGCAGCATTTCCAGTATCCTCATCCATTCTTTATGAATTTGCCAAATGGAATGCCAattcagcagcagcagcagtttGATCCTACTCAGATGCTACTGCCGAGTATGGCCTTGCCATATGGGCAGCCAAATTTCTCAACAAGGCCTGCATCGACACCTTGGACAGGGTTTGTAGGCCAACCTGGATTCAGCCAGGCAACATTTGGTATGGGCTTCCAGGGTCAGCTTGGGCACTCATCCATGAATTCTGGTGAGCAAGGAGTTATGTCTAGTGGATCATG TAGTGAACAGGGCAATGGATTGCAACCACCTGGTGTTACACAAAGAAGCTTTGCTTCTCCCCAGAAATTTCATCAGGGAACATCTTCGACTCATGGGAGAAAGCTGTACCGGAGAGGTGGTAGTAGTTTTGTTGGTGGTAGAGGTCGGAGGCAATCTGGGTGA
- the LOC122669850 gene encoding uncharacterized protein LOC122669850 isoform X2 — MVGSDLSTEELCKASPKLSKPVIAVNPHVTVLDDFCPPIVEQFIDFDSIDDWVVEYDPVEMSIGGSNHCPLGSVTNTSVEETLKRMADEIPFVEGAVPGKLENLGSQIVEGMEKVTLVVTSESSDQISIKSELVVTSESSDQISSKSEKLEELDEKGSDERRAIVQSVTEETKVVVNGELGFKVSLDTNLEKPEAVTSVSGPESVELSDEDENDSSSRSESDISSSSSSSSSSSEEEDEEEEEEEDKGDMVAVGEIEEGEIRDLDNGIVAESDDEEEACMLRGSIRSNNELEILPPVPHVDVALEPHHHTLPVGVISSIMGTKIVVEGLENHNPLNEGSILWITEARLPLGLVDEIFGPVKNPYYVVRYNSDTEIPAGIHEGTSVSFVEAFANHVLNDQNLYKKGYDASGENDEELSDEGEFSDDEKEAEYRRMQRIAKRGIDDRQLGNRDFVDRKKAPQKGEFRKKIHPSAPPPACGSRPRGIPNQCHTNTPSVIAPVGFGSRPRGIPTQCHTHTPSVAAPVGCGGCACSHSTGPGIASMSTNVPSVSQVGQATYCTPQHLFALNNGVWTNGMQSLQQPQQQQQQHAVFPNINGLPSQQQNVSLPGGQHFQYPHPFFMNLPNGMPIQQQQQFDPTQMLLPSMALPYGQPNFSTRPASTPWTGFVGQPGFSQATFGMGFQGQLGHSSMNSGEQGVMSSGSWSCSEQGIGLQPSMNSGEQGVMSSGSWSCSEQGNGLQPPGVTQRSFASPQKFHQGTSSTHGRKLYRRGGSSFVGGRGRRQSG, encoded by the exons ATGGTTGGTTCCGACCTCTCCACTGAAGAACTCTGCAAAGCTTCTCCCAAACTCTCCAAGCCAGTGATAGCAGTCAACCCTCATGTCACCGTGCTTGACGATTTCTGCCCACCAATTGTCGAGCAGTTTATAGATTTTGATTCTATAGACGATTGGGTTGTTGAGTACGATCCAGTTGAAATGTCGATTGGAGGAAGCAACCATTGTCCCCTTGGCTCTGTTACTAATACCAGTGTTGAAGAAACCCTCAAAAGAATGGCTGACGAAATCCCATTTGTAGAAGGAGCAGTTCCTGGAAAGTTGGAGAATCTTGGTTCTCAAATAGTGGAGGGAATGGAGAAGGTTACTTTGGTTGTTACTTCCGAGAGTTCTGATCAAATTTCTATTAAGTCGGAA TTGGTTGTTACTTCGGAGAGTTCTGATCAAATTTCTAGTAAGTCGGAAAAATTGGAAGAGTTGGATGAAAAGGGATCAGATGAACGTAGGGCAATCGTTCAGAGTGTCACCGAAGAAACAAAAGTTGTTGTAAATGGAGAACTGGGGTTTAAGGTCTCTTTGGATACTAATCTGGAAAAGCCAGAGGCAGTTACTAGCGTGAGTGGCCCAGAGAGTGTAGAACTCAGTGATGAAGACGAGAATGATAGTAGTTCGAGGTCGGAGAGTGACATTTCTTCCTCGtcgtcttcatcttcttcaagcaGTGAAGAAGAGgacgaagaggaagaagaagaggaggataaGGGAGACATGGTGGCTGTTGGAGAAATTGAAGAAGGTGAAATAAGGGATCTTGATAATGGGATTGTTGCTgaaagtgatgatgaagaagaagcctGCATGCTGAGAGGATCCATAAGATCAAATAATGAGCTTGAG ATTCTCCCTCCAGTTCCTCATGTGGATGTTGCCCTGGAACCTCACCATCACACCTTGCCTGTTGGAGTTATTTCATCT ATCATGGGAACAAAAATTGTCGTGGAAGGGCTAGAGAATCACAACCCCCTTAATGAGGGTTCTATCCTCTGGATCACAGAGGCTAGGTTGCCACTAGGGCTGGTAGATGAGATCTTTGGACCTGTCAAGAACCCTTATTATGTTGTACGGTACAATTCAGATACGGAGATTCCTGCTGGAATACATGAAGGCACCTCTGTGTCCTTTGTTGAGGCTTTTGCTAACCATGTCCTCAATGATCAGAATCTCTACAAGAAAGGTTATGATGCATCTGGTGAGAATGACGAAGAATTATCTGATGAAGGTGAGTTCTCTGATGATGAAAAGGAGGCTGAATACAGAAGAATGCAGAGGATTGCAAAGCGAGGGATAGATGATCGTCAGCTTGGGAACCGGGATTTTGTGGACAGGAAGAAAGCACCACAAAAGGGTGAATTCCGGAAAAAAATCCACCCTTCAGCCCCACCTCCTGCTTGTGGCAGTCGGCCACGAGGAATTCCAAACCAATGCCATACAAATACACCGTCTGTTATAGCACCAGTTGG TTTTGGCAGTCGGCCACGAGGAATTCCAACCCAATGCCATACACATACACCATCTGTTGCAGCACCAGTTGGTTGTGGTGGTTGTGCTTGCTCTCATAGCACTGGACCAGGCATTGCCAGTATGTCTACAAATGTTCCATCTGTTTCACAAGTGGGGCAGGCTACCTACTGTACACCTCAGCATTTATTTGCATTAAATAATGGGGTTTGGACCAATGGAATGCAATCTCTGCAGCAGccgcagcagcagcagcagcagcatgcAGTCTTTCCTAATATTAATGGGCTCCCTTCTCAGCAACAGAATGTATCCTTACCAGGTGGGCAGCATTTCCAGTATCCTCATCCATTCTTTATGAATTTGCCAAATGGAATGCCAattcagcagcagcagcagtttGATCCTACTCAGATGCTACTGCCGAGTATGGCCTTGCCATATGGGCAGCCAAATTTCTCAACAAGGCCTGCATCGACACCTTGGACAGGGTTTGTAGGCCAACCTGGATTCAGCCAGGCAACATTTGGTATGGGCTTCCAGGGTCAGCTTGGGCACTCATCCATGAATTCTGGTGAGCAAGGAGTTATGTCTAGTGGATCATGGTCATGTAGTGAACAGGGCATTGGATTGCAACCATCCATGAACTCTGGTGAGCAAGGAGTTATGTCTAGTGGATCATGGTCATGTAGTGAACAGGGCAATGGATTGCAACCACCTGGTGTTACACAAAGAAGCTTTGCTTCTCCCCAGAAATTTCATCAGGGAACATCTTCGACTCATGGGAGAAAGCTGTACCGGAGAGGTGGTAGTAGTTTTGTTGGTGGTAGAGGTCGGAGGCAATCTGGGTGA